Part of the Hemicordylus capensis ecotype Gifberg chromosome 7, rHemCap1.1.pri, whole genome shotgun sequence genome, CTGCAGAAGAACTGGCCTCCTAAGAATGGATCTGCATCGGCCAAGGAAGACATGTTTACAGTATTGCTGCCACCTCCTGGCCATGGTCAGGAACTTTTACATCGCAAACCTCCCACATTTCTCCCACCAGCATGAAAGGGTTGCacggagtggggtggggatggtgACAGATAGCACCAAGTTCTTCTCCAACAGGAAATCAATTCCAAGGAGGAGCACTGAACACTAGCCACTTTGGGGTCTGTGGGTCATTCTGCtggcaaaagagaaagagagaaaatccCCCTGCCAGATGTGACCAAAGGCCCATCATTTCCAGCATTCTGCTCCTCAcattggccagccagatgcctctgagaagtccagaAGAGGGCCcagcaactgttattcagaggtagactgcttctgaatatggaggctccacaTGGCCATCATGACAAAAAACCCTAATGATagatatctcctcctcctcctcctccatgaacaGCCTTTGGCTACTGCgatggggaatgatgggagttgtagtccaacaatatccaaGGACCCAACATTGGAAGCCCCTGGTGTATGCAAAGAGAGTATTTTTCACTTAGCTTGGGTGAATGCAGAGGAAAGGACCCCCTCCCCAAGCTGCCTGTCAAGAAGTCTGACGCTAGGGACTGTCTGCTCTCCACCAAGGAAGGATACGGAGCCAGCACTTGTAATGACTTGAAGCACAACTGTAATGGAAGAGCGGGGATGCAGGGTGCCCAAGATCACTGCCTCACAGGTCTTCTTGATCATCTGTTCTCGGCTCCTCTCAAAGACACCTGGGGAGGAGAAAACAAGAAGGGCTCCAGGATTGCCACCAGcactcaaaaaataaataaatcttctatTGGACTGTGCTAGGTTGTGATGGGAGAATGCAAAGCATTCCGCTTGCACAGAACTCTTCTGCTCAGCAAAGGTTTCTGTGAAACTCAAAagctggctgcactgcaaaaggtAATCCCTGCAAGCACAAGCTCCCTAAAGGCACTTTACTTCCTCTATAAACTCTAATACCATCAAGTTTGCAAATAAGATCAgcaacattttcttttttaaaaaaccctcttcaGTTGctactgaaagagaaagaaattcttttGTTTCCTAATTTAATTATTCTGCAGCAAAGCCAGCCCCCCGGAGGTTTCATGGCACTGAAAATCTCAGCAGGAGGGAAAATGAAGGGAGAACAAATTATTCTGATGCcagcaattttcttttcttttgtgagCACCCTGTGGAGGGAACAAGATATCCAGATGGCATCACTGCAGGATTCCAGATGGCCCAGTTGGTTGTGGAGAAAACAGCTCATCTcacctagaacaccttccttacgaggcaaggctacaacacctggggctttttagtttaaggaaaaagaagactgcggggagacttgatagaggtctataaaatcaagaATGGTGTGGGGAGaacagatagagagaaatttctctccctctctcataatactagaaccaggggccatcccatacAACTGACTGCCAATAAATTCGGGActgaccaaaggaagtactttttcacacaatgcataattaatttatggaattctctgccacaagatgtgctgacagtcaccagcctggatggcattaagaagtgtttagataaattcacggagggcagatctatcaatggctactagtctggtggctgtgggccacctccagcctcaaaggcaggatgcctctcaataccagtggcaggggagcaacagcagcagagacggtatgcacatacctcttgcctgtgggctcccagaggcatctggtgggctaatgtgtgaaacaggatgctggactagatgggccttgggcctgatccagcaaggctgttcttatgtaaacttTCACATAACCTGCTGTAATACTTTGCTCCTATGATCGAGGTCTGTTCTGTCTACTAATCAGTGCTCCTCTGCCCACATCCAGCTGCAAGCAATTATCTGAATTCCTATCCCACCCCTAACTTTGGAATCAGGTGAGGATAcatttctgtgtttttaaaaactttccacCCAAATGAAGATCTCTAAAAATACACCATCTAAACACAGATCAACAATGCCAAACCAATCTAAACAAACACAGACATTCACAAGCTAATGTATACATGTATGTGCCTCAATTCCACCTTAGCCAACTGCTAAAATCCAAAAACACCCGAAAGGGAGGCACTCTATGCTCCTAGCTCCCCAGACAGAGAGAAATAAGAGGATGGTGCCTCCCAGGTTGGTTTCCTTTGCACTGGAGCCCTGGGGGATTTAGAAAATTTGCTTTCTTTACAGACACACAGGTAGACATAAGCAGAGGTGAGCAGTCATATGTGGCCCTTCCAAGCCGCAGTTCCACCCCCCAACATCAGATCTTCAGGGAGAGGTGCCTTGCCCCTGAAGATGCTACCACACACACTCCagctcacacacactctctgaaTTGTCcaaatgctgctgcttcccttatcccaagtcagatcattggtccctgtagctcaatgttgtctactctgactggcagcagctctcaaggggccttttccccagctctacctggagatgctgccaggaactgaaactgggaccttctgcatacaaagcagatgcactaTCATCCAACCCCATCCCCTACCCCCTTTCCTTTAGATAGAGGAAGTGCAATAGGTCACCTTCCCCAAACTCTAATGGCTTTCCCATTCCAGAGACCTCGAATCGGGATGCCTGGATGGTGATTTCCCTTgaaaaaaaacaccaactaaccATTCAAAGCCATTAACGAGATCAAACCAATAAAGACCGGGCTGGTTACAATGCAGAAGCCCCTTACCTGGTAGGCCCACTTTGGGCCTCAACAGCACTTCCAGAGTAGCTTTATCGTAGATCTCCTTGCTGACCTTGACTTCTGTAGGTCCATATACACCGGCCATCACAGACGTGTCCCCTGGAAACAGTCAGAAATAGGGAAGGGGTGAGCATGGATTCTGTAATCAGACCAAGCTATTTCTGCAAACTTTGGGACGGGATGAAGAATGCCAAGTTCCTATCTGGTTGGAAAATGAGTGGTTATTCAAGAAGTGCACTTTGCTTTCTGGGCTGCTGGATTAAAGGGACCCCCCCATCCAAGAGACTGTGGAAATGGGTAACAGGATCCCCGAAATTCTGTAAGTGGCAGGAACAACCCCCAAAATAGCCAAGTCATCCAAGATCCTATTTAGCCCAAGTTAGAAATAAATATCATGATTTGGCCCAAGGGCTTCTACTAGCAATGCAGTGTTCCTGCtgttcccaccccccacaaggaGATCAGTCATAAAACACATGAAGCAATTCAAGTCACGTGTCTGAGCATACCCAGAATAATCCAAAGAAGCCACACAGTTCCTTCCAAGATGCTGGATGGGGAGGAAGCatccagcatgacttgtcccttttgctaagcaggttctgccctggtttgcatttgaatggtagactacatgtcagcactgtaagagattccccttaggggatggggccactctaggaagagcacctaaCCAATTGCCtgtaaaaggttccaagttccctccctggcatctccagataggacaagatttttaaaaaaaaaaaataggacaagatttttttattgaaccaacaaactaccagatagggccaagagaaacttctgcctgtaacctgagaaaagccgctgccagtctgtggagacaatgctaagctagaaggaccaatggtctgactctgtataaggcagcttcctatgtccctaagagttctgaagaacGACCTGAAAGTTTGCTTTAAATTTGGTATTATTTTTCTGGTCCTAATTTGGTGGGCTGGTGGCTTTGGGGATTCCCACCCCGCAACAGAACAACGGACGGAGCGATCTACGATTTTTTCTACAGCCAAGAGTCTCCCAGGAGCTTCGAAGAAGAGAAGGCGAGCGTCAGCGGCTGCAGGGCAGCAGCGACTGCGGACAGTGGAGTGACAGCCCTAGACGGGAGGTGCGCGGGGGCGGGTGGGGTAGAGCTACTGCTGACCCTGCATCCAGGAGGCGGAGCCATCGGGACGGGACAGCAGCCCCTGTTCACACAGGATCCGGCGCAGCGCAGGCAAATCCCCAGAATCGAAGCACTTCTGCTCGCTCTCCATCACTGACTCCACTACACCCACGTGGGTTCCCCTTGTGACTTCCGGATCCGGGGTTTGTCTGATTGACGGGACTCGGCAGCCGCCCCTGAGAAACTAAGCCCCGCCTCCTCTTAAAGCAAAACTACCTCCTCAAACCCTCTGCAAAGTCCTTCCATCTTTGTGTTCTCCCATAACAGGCCAAGTTCTCCAGAGGATAAATCTTTTCCTGGACTGCACCACTTTTGATTGCAGGTGGCGAATCagatgactgaatgctcctctgtacaaataaaaaatattcttgaatgaatgaatggctttaTTACGATCACTTAGATCAGATGTACATGCAAACAAATAATACTACATTCTGATAACTTGATAAGAATTCGATCATACAAAGTACATCAACACAGAAGCCTCTTGTTGTAGCGGCATCTAGAAAGTAGTGCTAGAAGTAAGCtgttggcagatcttaacagcagccacacaaaatttggcaacgtTGTTGGTGATAAAAAGTTTCTTATCTgagtgtggcataaaattcagTGGTTCAGCCGGGAAAGTGTGATTAGCAGGGGAGAAATAAAACTACACCATCGTTATAAAAAGggcaaaacagcagcacatgcatttatttatttatttaatacatttctatacctccccaaaccgcacatggtggacagattcaacctcacctgagccacaagggcaaatcCGACCAGCCAAAGgaattttcaaaaaccttccagatagaAGAACTACTGATGGTAAGGCAGCATATCTTGCCCTGAGAAACACCACGTGATGGCTTGGTAGAGAAACTGACAGCAGGCTCCCGGTCAATGTCAAGTCACCAAGGCCCCTCTGGTCTCCAAGATGGAGCTGAAATCATTCTGGTGTTCCATGTCGAAGATCctctggacctgataggccttgggcctgatccagcagggctgttcttatgaaggcgCACATAAGGCTGCAATAACCATGAAGCTCAAACTTATGCACTTTTAGACAGCATGTCAGTCCTGCGGCTGCATTTAGCGAACTTACTCACAGGCAAATAGGCAtaagggagatatatatatatatatacacacacacacacacacacactttacagtatttcttagaacaggggttcccaacttgggaTGCCACAAGTCCCATCACCCTCAGATACAAAAGCCTGCCAGTTGCCTTAAGCATTTGCTCCTGGAAATTGGAAAGGCAGGCAGGAATtaataatactactactaataataatatgatgTAATCTACAACCAACATTCTTAGAGGAGTTCCCTTCCCAACCTtagccccccgccacccccagcaACCCCGTtgctgttggactccaactcccatcactccctaaCCTAGAATTATTCTTATTcaatatttgttatttatttattcatttacttatttattttttacatttatatcccactcttcctccaaggagcccagagcggtgcgtactacatacttagatttctcctcacaacaaccctgtaaggtaggttaggctgagagagaagtgactggcccagagtcacccagctagtctcatggctgaatctgaatggggatttgaactcaggtctccccagttctagtccagcactctaaccactacaccatgctattTCTTGTCTTTGGCTTTGTAATAATGGGGGGGATAAAattgattgggggtgggggagagagagacacacacacacacaaaataaataaagagaacttGCCTTTGGGGCGGTAtggaaatgtgatagatagatagatagatagaagaattCTAGATTCTGAAGAATGGGGAAGCCAGGAActgtgtgggggtttttttgggggggggtttctCAAAGGAAAAGCCTGATGTCGGGGGTCAGAGAGAGACCCCTCCTCTCCCATCAGTGAGGGGGAGAAGCCGGGGCGGGGACTCGCCCCCCATCTAGGGGGTCccgtggggtgtggggggggcgggtgcTACGCGCAGGGTCGGGCTCCGTTCTATCTCGCCGCCGCCCCGCCCCAGCCACGGCGGCTGCTGAGGCAGGCCGATGGGCGCGGCCTGCAGGTCGGCGCGGCGGCGGCGAATCGGGGCAGCCAAGATGGCGGCGTCGGGACCTCTGCggcggctgccgctgctgctgctgggccgccCTCCCCGGCCCCCCTCGCTGCCCAGGCGGATCCCAAGGCGGGGGCTCCGCGCAGGAGTGAGTGGCCGCCAGCCTCGGCCctgactggggcgggggggggcagagagggggcCTCCGAGGATCAGAGGGggggccgaggaggaggagggtcgcGTCGCCTCCCCAGCCCCTGgcttgggcggggggggcgcccccTGGAGAGAGGCGCGGCCGGGGAGGGTCTTCTCgggtcccctcctcctcctccgtcgtGTTTTTAAGGAGGGGGCCTTCTTCAGGCCAAGCCCTGCCTGGGGTGAGgcgcgccccccaccccaccccaccccccaaggagCCTGTGTTATGTACTTGGGGCCTTGAGGCTGGTAGTCCCTCAGCCCAAGACTTAGGCTCAGTGAGACGGAACATCATCTTTgcacggggaggggggcaggtctGGGGGTCGCCCGCATGACTTGCCtccccctcagctaagcagggtccaccctggtttgcatttggatgggagaccacctgtgtgagcccagtaaggtattcccctgaggggctaatgggcccgctctgggaagagcatctacttgcttgcatgcagaaggaggtcccaagtttccctccctggcgtcatctccaagatagggctgagagagagactgctgcctgtaagcttggagaagccgctgccagtctgtgaagacaatactgggctagatggactgatggtctgactcggtatatggcagctgcctatgttcctaagatgcctCATTCCAAGGTTTACATCCCTCCTGACAGGTGTCTCCTCCAAGAGCAGCATGGAGGAATCGGAAAAGAGCAGCATTTTCCTCAGCAGTTGATGCACCATTATGGGGCACTGGGGTCAAATCAGGGGGCAGCAAACAAGAAAGCAGGTGGAGGCTCTGTGTAGGGAAAGGGACCTCcaaggttgcccccccccccgcccctttgtAGAACCGAagggtttgcttgcttgcttgcttgcttgcttgcttgcttgcttgcttgcttgaaaaGGTGAACGGAAGTTGCTGGGTTTCAAGGAATTGGGCCGTTTGGTGCAAGGGATATCAGGGAGGGAGAGCACAAGAGCTAGCACTTTGCTTAGGCTAGGGGTGGTAACCCCATTGCCTTCAAAGTATTGCGGGATATTTaaaagggatgtgcaaagaggCCCTGGAAGGTGGGGTCTGGTGGTCAGAGTGGAAACCAGGATTCCTGGATTGTATTTActtattgcatttttattccaCTAGTCTTTTAAGGAGCTGGGGGTGACATATAGGATTGACATATGGCAGCCAGTGCGGAATCGGGGTCAGAGTCTTGGACTGGatctgggaagacccgagttcaagttcAGCCATgcaagtcactgggtgactctgggccagtcacttctctctcagcctaacctatctcacagggttgttgtgagggtaaacataaccatgaataCTAATCTGGACCccttgaggaagagcgggatagaaatgttgtAAATAAAGATTCCCAGCCCTTTTTATCcgcacaacagccctgtgaggtttTTTGGACTGGctgctctctctcagcctaaggcTACCTTGTGAGCTTCAGGACTGGGTGGAAATCTGAAGCGGAGTCCCTTCTGCTCCATAGCCAAACCTCCTAGCATTGTAGAGTTGGAAGGGTGCCCGGATCTAGTCCAGCCCCATGCTGGGAGGAAGAACCTGCCACAGCATCCCAGACCGATGACCATCTAGTCTCTGTTAATTTCCCTGTACAACCCAGCCCTGCTATTAGGAGAGAAGGATAGTGTCAGGAGGGAGTTGCACACATTCTTAAAGTCGAGTGAAGGTGGCCGGGTAGAAAGTGTTCAGGACTTGTGGCTTGATAAGGGGGGTAGGCTAGAAATGCTCAaagatctatttttaaaaagcttatcgGAGGACGTTAGCCCTTTAAAGGGCATTTCATCTGCAGTGTGGACAAGAGTGAACCTGCAGCTTTGAAAACCCTTCACTTTCTTTGTTGTGGCAGCCCTGGGAGGAaatctgctccccccgcccctctctgtgggcatcTTTCTCCTGTCCTATTGGGCCATTTCAGGGGGCGTGAGAAGGGCATGTGTGCTTTTCCTGGACCACGTCCAGTTTGCCCCGCCCCCAGTCTTGGGGCTGGAACAAGGCTCTCTTTGCAGGACCTCAGATCTGTTTGCCTCCTTGGACTGATGTCAAGAAGGACGTTTCTATTTGTTAATTAAATATTTCCCTCCTGAAGCTGTAATCTGCACCAGCTGTTGATTTTGAGCAACTCCTACAAGGTGTTTAATACAAACAGCCAGTAATTCTTGGAAttaataaaaatgataataacTATTTGTTGGCTGCCCGTAACAGTTGTTCTCTGGGTAACAAATAAAGTAACAAATAAGAAAACAATTGAATAAAACATACAGttgaaaacacattaaaaacaaaacaacaaactacaataaaatatgaacgcattttaaaaactaaaaaaaggaAACCCTTTTATAAGGCCTGGGTGAAAAGAAAAGTCTTCCTCCTAGTGtctaaaagaaaaaagcaagTCTTGCCAGTGAGGGGAGGTTAATCCATAAACtgggtgaaggtaaagtgtgccctcgagttggtgttgactcctggcgacctcagagccctgtgtgCCACCACCAAAATGTCCTTCTCCCTAGCTGCAAAATTTAGTAGCATTTATAAGTAGGAGTCATTACTTTATCTTGTTCTAGGCTAGTCAACATTGTATATGTTgcaaggtgggggaagggggaattggttttttaaagtagTCAGCTTGGAAGCAAATGGAGAGGTTTCTGTGTTGCAGTCACTCCACAGAGCATCTGAAGTTCAAGACATGCGGAGCACATAGACTGCTTCATCATCTTGGGTATGAAGCCACGCTCAGCCTTTTACAAGTGTCCCATTGTTTTCCCTCTTGAAACTGCCACCAGGTATCcctccagcagcaggaagagttTACCTCACTTGAAGAGAAGCCGCAGTTCCCAGGTGCCTCAGCTGTGTTCGTGGACAGGCTCGAGTTCATCCAGCCCAATGTCATTTCAGGGATACCCATCTACCGGGTCATGGACAGGCAGGGGCAGATCGTCAATCCCAGTGAAGACCCCCAGGTGAGGCATAGGTGCCCTCTCAGGTTGCCTGTTTCGGAGGGGTACGTGGTCATATCTCACAGCTGGAAATATCTTGGCCATCCAAGACTTTACTACCGGTGCCTAGAAATTTGAAGTGACTTCCTCAGCCAGTTAACATTTTTCATGCAGTGCATTTCTCACTTTACTACTCACCTTCCCTTGTTGCAGCTCTCCAAAGAGCAAGTGCTGAAGTTCTACAAGACCATGACCCTACTCAACACCATGGATCGGATCCTTTACGAGTCCCAGAGGCAGGTATGGCCACAGTTAAACCCCTGGGTGGGTCGGAACAGCTGACTGAGATCCTGTCGTCTTTAGTCACTTACCAGAATTCAGAAAGTAATAGGTGTGTGCACGGACCGTTTGTGgaggttcagtccaaattcggacCACACCGCCACTCCGCGGTTCAGTTGGACTGACTGCCTGGGCTGGTCGAacccaaaccagcttgaaccggtttggagcGGTTCACAATCAAACCGCTTGGACCAGCCGGGTTCACAGTGGACTGGTTTGACCGcagaccagtccgtgcacactcctaaaaaGTAACATTGGGAATCGACCCTTGTGAAGGGCCAAAGGAACTTTATCTCCCTGTTTGAGGGATCACGACAACAGTGTTTGAGGAAGTTTGATCCGGTGGGTTAAGAGAGGGAACGGGAACCCCTGACTTTCCGTGCACAACAGTAAATTCATCTTCCATTCCTAGGGTCGAATTTCCTTCTACATGACCAACTATGGGGAAGAAGGCACTCACGTTGGCAGTGCAGCGGCCCTCGATGATACTGACCTGGTGTTTGGCCAGTATCGTGAAGCAGGTAAGAAGCAATTGGTAAAGCAGATATCGGGAGGGACTGTGCAGTAGAACACaggctttgcatgccaaagaggCCAGGTTAAATTCCTGGTATCTTTCCCAGGGGGAGATCCCTGGAAGGAgcccaatcagtgcagacaatactgagcgagccAGACCAGTGGTCAGACTCCATAggagccagcttcctatgttcaacacGTGTTTGCCTTCCCCAGCCCATTCCAGCTGCAGTGAGGTGTGCTGCTCTGAATGAACCAATATAGTCCAGCACATGATAGCAGACAATTCAGCCCATCTCTGTCCTTAGGAAGTTCCCTGCCCAAGaggatctcctccctccccttctctcttccttcaCTTCACATAACTTCATCTGCAATAT contains:
- the EXOSC5 gene encoding exosome complex component RRP46 isoform X1 — translated: MESEQKCFDSGDLPALRRILCEQGLLSRPDGSASWMQGDTSVMAGVYGPTEVKVSKEIYDKATLEVLLRPKVGLPGVFERSREQMIKKTCEAVILGTLHPRSSITVVLQVITSAGSLLSSCLNATCMSLMDAGLPMSSLFCGVTCALDADGNITLDPTAKQEKEAQAVLTFAIDSTEKKVLMSSTKGTYSEEELQQCIAASQRAADTIFQFYRDSAHRKYSKW